One window of Dyadobacter sandarakinus genomic DNA carries:
- a CDS encoding RNA polymerase sigma factor: protein MQGYDYAENRRALDQDLWTKIIHDDKDALGELFDVYSAELLKYGYGIAKDKDVVGDAVQDIFVDIWSYRKNLAVQVQVKFYLYRSMRRAVIKHITQKQISHIDVSDIAYSPDFEPSPESEWLSRESETDRNSRILHSLIFLSGREREIISLKYYSDLKIREIASLLDIKEQTVANTLQNALTKLRKHLVYTGIVLFLFINFKINIQFFW, encoded by the coding sequence AGGATCTATGGACAAAAATCATCCATGACGATAAAGATGCCTTGGGAGAACTATTCGACGTATACAGTGCAGAGTTATTAAAGTATGGGTATGGAATTGCAAAAGACAAGGATGTAGTGGGTGATGCAGTTCAGGATATTTTTGTAGATATATGGTCATACCGAAAAAATCTGGCTGTTCAGGTACAGGTGAAGTTTTATTTATACCGTTCCATGCGGAGGGCTGTGATAAAACACATCACACAAAAGCAAATTTCTCATATTGATGTTTCTGATATAGCGTATTCGCCGGATTTTGAACCATCTCCCGAAAGTGAGTGGCTGTCCAGGGAATCAGAAACAGATAGAAACAGCCGGATATTGCATTCGCTCATTTTCTTATCCGGCAGAGAAAGAGAAATTATTTCACTCAAATACTATTCCGATTTAAAGATCAGGGAAATCGCCTCCCTGCTTGACATCAAAGAACAAACCGTTGCCAACACGCTCCAAAATGCATTGACAAAACTCAGAAAGCACCTCGTCTACACCGGCATTGTTTTGTTTTTATTCATAAATTTTAAAATAAATATTCAATTTTTCTGGTAG